A single Apostichopus japonicus isolate 1M-3 chromosome 11, ASM3797524v1, whole genome shotgun sequence DNA region contains:
- the LOC139976463 gene encoding leucine-rich repeat transmembrane protein FLRT2-like, with translation MPRIKTFDLYQNGIVEIGEQFFHNVTNVRELFLQGNMMSSVPSDSLSVLLKLSYLDLSSNRILEIPANCFMRNTELQKLMLYGNSIRRIQNDAFRELSRLEILNLSSNNMTTVIDLSDDMVHLMLLSHLVIDQNKIVYLNSSHYNCPSLINLSGKHNELTVLARYSLVGFPELKTLYLQNNRISFVHELAFGSSPHGLEFLLLEANQLRDIPVGLLKMLIALKVLVLRSNFISTVPALAFERNHLLRSINLADNLIHVCDTASLTGLLNLEHLDLGQNKLSDLPPEFLDPEKDFFLSLRGNGWTCDCSALPLYNWALKSRFYVEKLTCQGPMVLQNRSLWEIPALELCNETDIYTTLSSHTFDIVTSTTVTDVELNI, from the coding sequence ATGCCGCGAATAAAGACATTTGATTTGTATCAGAACGGGATAGTCGAAATTGGTGAGCAGTTTTTCCACAACGTTACGAACGTTAGGGAGTTGTTTTTACAAGGTAATATGATGAGCAGTGTTCCCAGTGACTCTTTGAGTGTCCTGTTGAAACTAAGCTACCTCGACCTCAGTAGCAATAGAATCTTGGAGATACCTGCCAATTGCTTCATGCGCAACACAGAATTGCAGAAACTTATGTTGTACGGGAACAGTATCCGACGTATTCAAAATGATGCATTCCGGGAACTAAGTCGATTGGAGATTTTAAATTTGAGTTCAAATAACATGACCACGGTGATCGATTTATCTGATGACATGGTACACTTAATGTTACTGTCTCATTTGGTGATtgatcaaaacaaaatagtttACCTGAACTCCAGTCATTACAATTGTCCATCATTGATCAATTTGAGCGGAAAACACAACGAATTGACCGTTCTAGCAAGATATTCGTTAGTTGGTTTTCCAGAGCTAAAGACGCTTTACCTGCAAAATAATCGCATATCTTTTGTCCACGAATTAGCCTTTGGCAGCTCTCCACATGGCTTAGAATTTTTACTGCTGGAAGCAAATCAGTTGAGAGACATTCCAGTAGGGCTACTGAAAATGCTGATCGCGTTGAAAGTTTTAGTCCTCCGTTCCAACTTCATAAGCACCGTACCAGCACTTGCATTTGAGAGAAATCATCTTTTAAGGTCCATCAATTTGGCTGACAATCTTATCCACGTATGTGACACGGCATCATTGACAGGTCTACTCAATCTTGAGCATCTGGATTTAGGTCAGAACAAACTATCTGATTTACCACCAGAGTTCTTAGATCCGGAGAAAGATTTCTTCTTGTCTCTCCGAGGAAACGGCTGGACCTGTGATTGCAGTGCGTTACCTCTCTACAATTGGGCGTTGAAGTCAAGATTCTACGTGGAAAAGCTGACATGTCAAGGACCAATGGTACTTCAAAACAGGAGCCTATGGGAGATCCCAGCTTTAGAACTGTGCAACGAAACCGATATATACACAACTCTATCAAGCCACACCTTCGATATAGTGACTTCTACTACGGTTACCGACGTGGAACTC